A single Thermosynechococcus vestitus BP-1 DNA region contains:
- a CDS encoding ABC transporter substrate-binding protein, with protein MRWWRWPLIALLVYLCTLGLGSCGGLVMPRGNQLVTAVTSDPKTFNYALSQESPNVFGYLYTGLVQENGFTGELEPALAESWEMKPETLEIVFQLRPNLKWSDGVPLTSKDVVFTYNEIYFNPEIPTSSRDILRIGQKGLLPEVTAQGDRQVTFKLPEPFAPFLRNTGLPILPAHRLQEAVRERDSQGRLKFLSMWGTDTDPRQIVGNGPFVMDRYVNSQRLIFRRNPFYWRSPLPHLERFIWQIVESTDTAMLQFRSGSLDLLAVTPEMFALLKREEKRGQFTIYNSGPSPNTLFICFNLNRGRRNGKPLVDPVKSDWFNDVRFRQAVAYALDRQRMINNLYQGLGAPQHSTIPVHSPFYFSPEQGLPTYSYNVAKAKALLQEAGFRYDEQGRLFDAKGNRVRFSLITNAGNKIREAIATQVQQDLGAIGMQVDLQFLAFGTLVDRLSNSLEWEAHILGFTGGGNEPNSGANIWRVDGLLHTFNQQPSPNQPPITGRVVADWEQRISDLYVQGAQELNLERRQQIYAEAQRLAQEYLPFIYLVNPLSLTAFRNHVIGAKPTALGGPLWNLDELKVARAAAD; from the coding sequence ATGCGCTGGTGGCGATGGCCTCTGATTGCGCTGCTGGTTTATCTGTGCACCCTTGGCCTTGGAAGCTGTGGGGGCCTGGTGATGCCCCGTGGCAATCAGTTGGTGACCGCCGTCACCTCAGACCCGAAAACCTTTAACTATGCTCTGAGCCAAGAATCCCCCAATGTTTTTGGCTATCTCTACACAGGGTTAGTTCAAGAAAATGGCTTCACGGGTGAACTGGAGCCTGCCCTTGCTGAGTCTTGGGAAATGAAGCCTGAGACCCTGGAGATTGTCTTTCAACTCAGGCCAAATCTGAAATGGTCGGATGGCGTGCCCCTCACCAGTAAGGATGTGGTTTTCACCTACAATGAGATCTATTTCAATCCTGAGATTCCCACCAGTAGCCGCGATATTCTCCGCATCGGCCAGAAGGGGTTGCTGCCGGAAGTGACTGCCCAAGGCGATCGCCAAGTAACGTTTAAGCTGCCTGAACCCTTTGCCCCTTTTTTACGCAATACGGGATTACCAATTTTGCCTGCCCACCGGCTGCAGGAAGCAGTACGGGAACGGGATAGCCAAGGGCGGTTGAAGTTCCTGTCCATGTGGGGCACAGACACCGACCCCCGGCAAATTGTCGGCAATGGCCCTTTTGTCATGGATCGCTATGTGAATAGCCAGCGGTTGATTTTTCGGCGCAATCCCTTCTACTGGCGATCGCCCCTGCCCCATCTAGAACGCTTTATTTGGCAAATTGTTGAATCCACTGACACAGCCATGCTGCAATTTCGCTCTGGTAGTCTGGATTTATTGGCCGTCACCCCTGAAATGTTTGCCCTTTTGAAACGAGAGGAAAAGCGTGGCCAGTTCACCATCTACAATAGTGGGCCCAGTCCCAACACCCTCTTTATTTGCTTTAATCTCAATCGCGGTCGCCGCAATGGCAAGCCGCTGGTGGATCCCGTGAAGTCCGACTGGTTTAATGATGTGCGGTTCCGTCAGGCAGTGGCCTATGCCCTCGATCGCCAGCGGATGATTAACAACCTCTACCAAGGCCTAGGAGCGCCCCAACATTCAACGATTCCCGTACACAGTCCCTTTTACTTCTCGCCGGAGCAGGGACTGCCCACCTACAGTTACAATGTGGCCAAAGCCAAGGCATTACTCCAAGAGGCAGGCTTCCGCTACGACGAGCAAGGTCGCCTCTTTGACGCCAAGGGGAACCGCGTCCGCTTTTCACTGATCACGAATGCGGGCAACAAGATCCGTGAGGCGATAGCGACGCAAGTTCAGCAGGACCTAGGGGCGATCGGCATGCAGGTGGATCTGCAATTTTTGGCCTTTGGTACCCTCGTGGATCGTCTCTCCAATTCCCTAGAGTGGGAAGCCCATATCCTCGGCTTTACTGGGGGGGGCAATGAACCCAATAGCGGTGCCAATATCTGGCGTGTGGATGGCCTTTTGCATACATTCAATCAGCAACCGTCACCGAATCAACCACCCATTACGGGTCGAGTCGTCGCTGACTGGGAGCAGCGCATCAGTGACCTGTATGTCCAAGGTGCCCAGGAGCTCAATCTGGAACGACGGCAGCAAAT
- the thiS gene encoding sulfur carrier protein ThiS, whose amino-acid sequence MVPAEPAIVIHVNGTPHTLKRSLSIPELCNLLNIHPRLVAIEYNGEILHRQFWETTYVQGGDRLEIVTIVGGG is encoded by the coding sequence ATGGTTCCTGCTGAGCCAGCGATCGTCATTCATGTCAATGGCACTCCTCACACCTTAAAGCGATCGCTCTCGATTCCAGAACTCTGTAACCTGCTCAACATTCACCCCCGCCTGGTTGCCATTGAATACAATGGTGAAATTTTGCACCGGCAGTTTTGGGAAACAACCTATGTCCAGGGGGGCGATCGCTTGGAAATTGTGACGATTGTCGGTGGCGGCTGA